Proteins encoded by one window of Nicotiana tabacum cultivar K326 chromosome 10, ASM71507v2, whole genome shotgun sequence:
- the LOC107807345 gene encoding uncharacterized protein LOC107807345, with translation MEARVGVEGGARKFLQQPQKSQQHHHYHTQQQQQPQPQPQIGTVPQLLAGGIAGAFSKTCTAPLARLTILFQVQGMHSDIAVLSKPSICREALRIVNEEGFRAFWKGNLVTIAHRLPYSSVNFYSYERYKSLLKTIPGLDGKGGNAGADIFVHFVGGGLAGITAAAATYPLDLVRTRLAAQRNAAYYQGIWHALRTICRDEGVFGLYKGLGATLLGVGPSIAISFSVYEALRSHWQTQRPDDPTVAVSLACGSLSGIASSTATFPLDLVRRRKQLEGAGGRARVYNTGIMGIFKHIIKTEGLRGLYRGIMPEYYKVVPSVGIVFMTYETLKKLLSQGPFDS, from the exons ATGGAAGCCAGAGTAGGAGTTGAGGGTGGTGCAAGAAAGTTTTTACAACAACCCCAAAAGTCACAACAACATCACCATTatcacacacaacaacaacagcagccacAGCCTCAACCTCAGATTGGTACTGTGCCTCAGCTTCTTGCTGGTGGCATTGCTGGTGCTTTCAGCAAAACCTGTACTGCTCCCCTCGCCCGCCTCACCATTCTTTTTcag GTTCAAGGTATGCATTCAGATATAGCAGTATTAAGCAAGCCCAGTATATGTCGTGAGGCATTGCGAATAGTCAACGAAGAAGGATTCAGGGCTTTTTGGAAGGGGAACTTGGTTACTATTGCTCACAGGCTACCGTATTCCTCAGTCAATTTCTACTCTTATGAACGCTACAAGAGT CTATTGAAAACAATTCCTGGCCTGGATGGTAAAGGAGGAAATGCAGGTGCCGATATTTTTGTGCACTTTGTTGGTGGTGGATTGGCTGGAATAACAGCAGCTGCTGCCACCTACCCGTTGGATCTTGTCAGGACAAGATTAGCTGCACAG AGGAATGCGGCATACTATCAGGGCATCTGGCACGCTCTTCGTACCATTTGCAGAGATGAAGGCGTTTTTGGGTTGTACAAAGGGCTTGGTGCTACATTACTG GGTGTTGGACCTAGCATAGCAATAAGCTTTTCCGTCTATGAGGCTTTGAGATCTCACTGGCAGACTCAAAG GCCCGATGATCCTACTGTTGCAGTCAGCCTTGCTTGTGGAAGTCTTTCAGGAATTGCATCTTCCACTG CAACTttccctttggatcttgtgaggCGAAGAAAGCAGTTGGAAGGAGCAGGAGGACGTGCACGTGTGTACAACACTGGCATAATGGGGATATTTAAGCACATAATCAAAACTGAAGGCTTACGTGGTTTGTACAGAGGGATAATGCCCGAGTACTACAAAGTAGTTCCCAGTGTGGGAATTGTGTTCATGACGTACGAGACACTGAAGAAGCTTCTATCTCAAGGACCGTTTGATTCTTGA
- the LOC107787120 gene encoding BEL1-like homeodomain protein 9, whose protein sequence is MAEGFEPYHVPQQSRRDKLRVLVDDNLQLQNYAPYYDPSIIPSDLPTFQEINGTPFLYTPQNLRFLDQSLRTSSEIMVHNSSNNNTNGQGLSLSLSSLHHNSTTNHDLLSKSSCVPLGPFTGYSLILKRSRFLKPAQLLLEELCDVGREKLAADDSNLMDFPHENIVVDRQDCSNGDEHGKKKSRLILMLDEVYQRYKQYHQQLQMVVTSFEAVAGLGNAAPFANLALKTMSKHFNCLKNAITDQLQFTNESRHGQRNCERDPIPRAGKGLYGQKPDQIRNNAGFADRTQPVWRPQRGLPERAVTVLRAWLFDHFLHPYPTDTDKVMLAKQTGLSRNQVSNWFINARVRLWKPMVEEIHMLETKEAHNKSSQREGQNSNNNSIEHFPTSNSHAACETPSTSVPRLQDTPSKRTRNDFPMGNADSISLSYGNLSTGTGGVSLTLGLHQNTGIGLSDPFPINAARRFGIDANSDRFMVGGFEEQNGQFGRNIVGGQFLHDFAG, encoded by the exons ATGGCTGAAGGATTTGAACCATATCATGTCCCACAACAAAGTAGAAGAGATAAACTTCGAGTTTTAGTTGATGATAATCTCCAACTCCAAAATTATGCTCCTTATTACGATCCATCAATTATACCATCAGATTTGCCAACTTTTCAAGAAATTAATGGCACCCCATTTCTTTATACACCTCAAAACCTAAGATTTCTTGATCAATCTCTCCGTACTAGTAGTGAAATTATGGTgcataatagtagtaataataatacaAATGGTCAAGGTTTATCTTTGTCTTTGTCATCTCTTCATCACAACAGTACTACAAATCATGACTTGTTGTCAAAGAGTAGTTGTGTTCCACTTGGACCTTTTACGGGGTACTCTTTAATTCTAAAGAGATCAAGGTTTTTGAAGCCTGCACAATTGTTGTTGGAAGAATTATGTGATGTGGGTAGAGAAAAATTAGCAGCTGATGATTCCAATTTAATGGATTTTCCACATGAGAATATTGTTGTTGATCGACAAGATTGTAGTAATGGAGATGAGCATGGGAAGAAGAAATCCAGGTTAATTTTGATGCTTGATGAG GTGTACCAAAGGTATAAGCAGTATCATCAGCAACTACAGATGGTTGTGACATCTTTTGAAGCTGTTGCTGGACTTGGGAATGCAGCGCCCTTTGCAAATTTAGCTTTAAAAACGATGTCTAAACACTTCAACTGTCTTAAAAATGCCATCACTGACCAACTGCAATTTACAAACGAATCTCGTCATGGTCAAAGAAATTGTGAAAGAGACCCTATCCCTAGAGCTGGCAAAGGACTCTATGGCCAAAAACCAGATCAAATCCGCAATAATGCTGGATTTGCTGATAGGACTCAACCTGTTTGGCGACCACAAAGAGGGCTTCCTGAGCGTGCAGTGACCGTTCTTAGGGCTTGGTTGTTTGACCATTTTCTTCATCC TTACCCCACGGACACTGACAAAGTAATGTTAGCCAAACAGACTGGCCTCTCAAGGAATCAG GTTTCTAATTGGTTCATCAATGCAAGAGTAAGACTCTGGAAACCTATGGTGGAGGAGATACACATGCTTGAAACCAAGGAAGCTCATAATAAATCTTCTCAAAGGGAGGGACAAAACAGCAACAACAACTCCATTGAACATTTTCCTACGAGTAATTCACATGCAGCATGTGAAACTCCATCTACTTCTGTACCAAGATTACAAGACACTCCATCAAAACGAACCCGAAATGATTTTCCAATGGGAAACGCGGATTCAATAAGTTTATCTTATGGCAATTTATCAACTGGAACCGGTGGCGTGTCCTTAACCTTGGGCCTTCATCAGAATACTGGGATTGGTTTATCGGATCCCTTTCCGATTAATGCAGCTCGACGTTTTGGTATTGATGCAAATAGTGACAGGTTTATGGTTGGTGGATTTGAAGAACAAAACGGACAGTTTGGAAGAAATATTGTTGGTGGGCAGTTTTTGCATGATTTTGCCGGTTGA
- the LOC142165053 gene encoding uncharacterized protein LOC142165053, with translation MTKFFCSLEINQKVEFTAVRSCSKRYELKCIVDKCGTYTSIKRDAQNRFAYMFFAPAVSVAGWSYCRPVIAVDATFLKSKYHGVLFFAVSKDTNNQIFPLYFGVAESENNEAYIWFFGKMRKAIQVRRELVFLSDRNQLIANENRKVFPEAHHDICLYHFVKNLKQRHAKVTVINLFQSAARSYKREDFNQLMSQLKSIDKKTYNYIMEEPPERWARSWFSRRSYDMLTTNMAESMNSVLLKGREMPILRMLDFIQEKLGEWFYERRKKANETFHRVSIWAEEEMTKKMDLACKMFVFNLDSMLFRINSEGIKFIVDLKKRTCDCLEFQLDELPCPHAIAAINKRYLQKSDYCSNLYSKKTWLKTYEGYE, from the exons ATGACTAAATTTTTCTGCAGCTTGGAGATAAACCAGAAAGTTGAATTCACTGCTGTTAGATCATGTTCAAAGAGATACGAGCTGAAATGCATCGTGGACAAATGTG GAACGTACACAAGCATAAAAAGAGATGCGCAGAATAG ATTTGCTTACATGTTCTTTGCTCCTGCGGTATCAGTAGCTGGTTGGTCCTACTGTAGACCCGTTATTGCAGTAGATGCAACGTTTTTAAAGTCCAAATATCATGGTGTTCTATTTTTTGCTGTATCAAAGGATACAAACAATCAAATCTTTCCTCTATATTTTGGTGTAGCAGAATCAGAAAACAATGAGGCATACATTTGGTTCTTCGGGAaaatgagaaaagcaattcaagtccgCCGTGAATTGGTTTTCTTGTCAGATAGAAACCAATTGATTGCAAATGAGAATAGAAAAGTTTTTCCAGAAGCTCACCATGATATCTGCCTCTATCACTTTGTGAAAAATTTAAAGCAAAGACATGCAAAAGTCACggtaataaatctttttcaaagtgcTGCAAGGTCATACAAACGTGAAGATTTTAATCAGTTAATGTCCCAACTCAAAAGTATTGACAAGAAAACATACAATTACATAATGGAAGAGCCTCCAGAGAGATGGGCTCGATCGTGGTTCTCACGACGAAGTTATGATATGCTAACAACAAACATGGCAGAATCAATGAATTCCGTTTTACTAAAAGGGAGAGAAATGCCTATTTTAAGAATGTTAGATTTCATCCAAGAAAAGTTAGGAGAGTGGTTTTACGAACGGAGAAAAAAGGCAAATGAAACTTTTCACAGAGTATCAATATGGGCAGAAGAAGAGATGACTAAGAAGATGGACTTGGCTTGTAAAATGTtt GTGTTCAACCTTGATTCAATGTTGTTCAGAATAAATAGTGAAGGAATCAAATTCATTGTGgacttaaagaagagaacttgtgactgcttggaattccaacttgatgaattGCCATGTCCACATGCAATTGCTGCTATTAATAAGAGATATCTGCAGAAATCTGATTACTGCTCAAATTTGTATTCAAAGAAAACATGGTTGAAAACATATGAAGGATAT